The following are encoded in a window of Aerococcus sanguinicola genomic DNA:
- the gcvT gene encoding glycine cleavage system aminomethyltransferase GcvT, with translation MSVNLEGLKHSPLFDYYVEKGLNLTDFGGWALPIQFTSQIDEHHAVRNKVGLFETSHMGEIIVKGEEAENFLNSLITNDISKCAVNQAQYTAVVKEDGGTLDDLINYRKAEDEFMVTPNGANKEKILAWLNEHNDGQVEITDISDQVGLIPIQGPKAQAVLEKLTDTDLDSIKPFHFLDDQTVAGIDHVMISRTGYTGEDGFELYLKWEDTADLWKALLEAGEEYGIQECGLGARDTLRLEGGMCLYGQDLTEDINPLEGGIGFAVKVDKEVPFIGQDYLKAQKEGEQKRQSRGFELTGKGIAREGYKVYNKDGEEIGFVTSGTKSPTFGKAIGYMIVDKGATEFGDEVLIQVRKKQVPALVCKKDWLRR, from the coding sequence GTGAGCGTTAATTTAGAAGGACTTAAACATAGTCCACTCTTCGATTATTATGTGGAAAAAGGGTTAAACCTCACCGATTTTGGGGGTTGGGCTTTGCCTATCCAATTTACCTCCCAAATCGATGAACACCACGCTGTACGGAATAAGGTTGGCTTATTTGAAACCTCACACATGGGAGAAATCATCGTCAAGGGTGAAGAAGCAGAAAACTTCCTCAATTCCCTGATCACAAATGATATCAGCAAGTGTGCGGTAAACCAAGCCCAATATACAGCTGTGGTTAAGGAAGATGGGGGCACCCTAGACGACCTCATTAACTATCGTAAAGCTGAAGATGAATTCATGGTCACTCCTAACGGTGCCAACAAGGAAAAAATCCTAGCTTGGTTAAACGAACACAATGACGGTCAAGTTGAAATCACTGATATTTCTGATCAAGTCGGTTTGATTCCTATCCAAGGTCCAAAAGCGCAAGCTGTATTAGAAAAACTAACTGATACAGACCTCGATAGCATTAAACCTTTCCACTTCTTAGATGATCAAACAGTTGCTGGAATTGACCATGTCATGATTTCACGAACAGGTTATACAGGGGAAGACGGTTTTGAACTTTACCTCAAATGGGAAGACACAGCTGACCTCTGGAAGGCCTTACTTGAAGCCGGTGAAGAATATGGCATTCAAGAATGCGGCCTCGGTGCCCGGGATACCCTTCGCTTAGAAGGTGGCATGTGCTTGTATGGCCAAGACCTAACAGAAGATATCAACCCTCTTGAAGGTGGTATCGGCTTCGCTGTTAAAGTAGATAAAGAAGTTCCCTTCATCGGTCAAGACTACCTGAAAGCCCAAAAAGAAGGCGAACAAAAACGTCAATCACGCGGCTTCGAATTAACAGGTAAAGGGATTGCCCGTGAAGGCTACAAAGTATATAACAAAGACGGCGAAGAAATTGGCTTTGTGACATCTGGTACCAAGTCACCTACTTTCGGCAAGGCTATCGGCTATATGATTGTCGACAAAGGCGCCACTGAATTCGGAGACGAAGTACTCATCCAAGTGCGTAAGAAGCAAGTCCCTGCTCTTGTCTGCAAGAAAGACTGGTTACGTCGCTAA
- the gcvH gene encoding glycine cleavage system protein GcvH: protein MAKYFTEEHEWIEVDGKKVRIGLTDYAVEQLGEIVYVELPDVDDEVEAEEDFSSVESVKSTSEVYAPADGKIVEVNERLEDEPEFMNESPADAWIAVIETEEEIDPSDFMDEAAYKEFSAE from the coding sequence ATGGCTAAATATTTCACTGAAGAACACGAATGGATTGAAGTTGATGGTAAGAAAGTTCGCATTGGTTTAACCGACTATGCTGTTGAACAATTAGGGGAAATTGTTTACGTGGAACTTCCTGATGTTGATGATGAAGTTGAAGCTGAAGAAGACTTCTCATCTGTAGAATCTGTTAAATCAACCTCAGAAGTTTATGCTCCTGCAGATGGTAAAATCGTCGAAGTGAATGAACGCTTAGAAGATGAACCTGAATTTATGAATGAATCACCAGCAGATGCTTGGATTGCTGTTATTGAAACAGAAGAAGAAATTGATCCTTCTGACTTCATGGATGAAGCAGCCTATAAAGAATTTTCTGCTGAATAA
- the gcvPA gene encoding aminomethyl-transferring glycine dehydrogenase subunit GcvPA, with protein MSDYKHRYLPVTEEDRKEMLETIGVQSVDELFDDIPASVRDSVKEAFKQLPEALTESELKKHAVEIAAKNVNADDYAYFLGAGVYDHFIPAVVSSITQRQEFLTAYTPYQPEASQGELQALFEYQTMLAELTGMYVTNDSTYDGFVSLGEACNLATKQSKRNKVLLSMGVHPQGREVLHTYGYGMDYEVEDIPLKGDVTDFDKLKEAFSADEVGAIVVQYPNFLGSIEDLKAIKDLMEGSKALLIVSANPLALGVLESPGALGADIVVGDTQPFGIPMSFGGPHAGYIATTKKYMRKLPSRIIGQTVDANGQRGYAMTMQTREQHIRREKATSNMSSNQGLMALTSAVFMSAVGKEGIIEMAKRNINKAHYLAKALKEKGFDVLNESAFFNEFIVDLKQPVAEVNKALLDKGFVGGYDVSDVYGQDNTVLLCATEKRTKEEIDAFVEALVEVTK; from the coding sequence GTGTCAGATTACAAACACCGCTACTTACCGGTTACCGAAGAGGACCGGAAAGAAATGCTTGAAACCATCGGCGTTCAGAGCGTTGATGAGCTTTTTGACGATATTCCAGCCTCCGTTAGAGATTCTGTCAAAGAAGCTTTTAAGCAATTACCAGAAGCGCTCACTGAAAGTGAATTAAAGAAACACGCAGTAGAAATTGCCGCTAAAAATGTGAACGCTGATGACTATGCTTACTTCCTCGGTGCAGGCGTTTATGACCATTTCATTCCTGCTGTTGTTAGCTCGATTACACAGCGCCAAGAATTCTTAACCGCCTACACTCCCTACCAACCAGAAGCTAGTCAAGGGGAGCTCCAAGCGCTCTTTGAATACCAAACCATGCTGGCTGAACTTACCGGAATGTATGTCACCAATGACTCTACCTATGATGGCTTTGTTTCCTTAGGTGAAGCTTGTAACTTAGCAACCAAACAATCTAAGCGCAATAAAGTCTTACTTTCCATGGGCGTCCACCCCCAAGGTCGTGAAGTCCTTCACACATACGGCTACGGTATGGATTACGAAGTTGAAGACATCCCGCTTAAGGGCGATGTGACTGACTTCGATAAGTTAAAAGAAGCCTTCTCTGCTGACGAAGTGGGTGCTATTGTTGTCCAATATCCAAACTTCCTCGGCTCAATCGAAGACCTTAAAGCCATTAAAGATCTTATGGAAGGTTCTAAAGCCCTCTTGATTGTTTCTGCTAATCCCTTAGCTCTAGGTGTATTAGAAAGCCCAGGCGCTCTTGGAGCAGACATCGTAGTTGGAGATACCCAACCATTCGGGATTCCAATGTCCTTTGGTGGTCCCCATGCCGGTTACATTGCAACTACTAAAAAATACATGCGTAAATTGCCAAGCCGGATCATTGGTCAAACAGTTGATGCCAATGGTCAACGCGGTTATGCCATGACCATGCAGACACGCGAGCAACATATCCGCCGTGAAAAAGCTACTTCTAACATGTCTTCTAACCAAGGTCTTATGGCCCTCACTTCAGCAGTCTTCATGTCAGCTGTCGGTAAGGAAGGCATTATCGAAATGGCCAAACGTAATATCAACAAAGCTCACTATCTGGCTAAAGCACTCAAAGAAAAGGGTTTTGACGTTTTAAATGAAAGCGCATTCTTTAATGAGTTCATTGTTGACTTAAAACAACCCGTTGCAGAAGTCAATAAGGCCCTCCTAGACAAAGGTTTTGTTGGGGGCTATGACGTCTCTGACGTTTACGGCCAAGATAATACCGTCCTTCTATGCGCTACTGAAAAGAGAACAAAAGAAGAGATCGATGCTTTTGTTGAAGCTCTCGTGGAGGTGACGAAATAA
- the gcvPB gene encoding aminomethyl-transferring glycine dehydrogenase subunit GcvPB, with translation MTASTEYNQTIFEISRPGRRAISLPKNDVEDYDLSQDIPDHLVRKEAARLPEVSELQLLRHYTLLSNRNFGLETGFYPLGSCTMKYNPKINEVLAALPGFAQVHPLQPSETAQGSLEVLYQLQEMIKLITGMDEVTMQPCAGAHGEWAGMLTIKAYHDHNGELEQRRNILIPDSAHGTNPATAAIGGFNVIEVKSNPEGTIDVDAVRAAVGPDTAGMMITNPSTAGLFEHDILEIAEIIHEAGGLLYYDGANSNAILGHTRPGDMNFDIVHLNLHKTFSGPHGGGGPGSGPIGVKKELAPFLPVPRIEKEGDQYVLNSNCPDSYGRLKAYFGNFGVNLKAWAYILSYGGEGLTQVSEDAVLNANYLKARLEDYYYVPFKQHCKHEFVIDCTPQKKLGANAKDVAKRLLDHNIHAPTTYFPLIVHECLMIEPTETEHKESLDHFCDVMIKIAKEVEEDAEIVNTAPHNTPVARLDEALAARKIVVTYDFDQLETEDK, from the coding sequence ATGACTGCATCTACTGAATACAATCAAACTATTTTTGAAATTTCTCGTCCAGGACGTCGGGCCATCAGCCTCCCTAAAAATGACGTTGAGGACTATGATTTAAGCCAGGATATTCCTGACCATCTCGTCCGTAAAGAAGCAGCACGCTTACCTGAAGTTTCAGAACTCCAATTATTACGACACTACACCCTACTTTCTAACCGTAACTTTGGTCTGGAAACTGGTTTCTATCCACTGGGCTCTTGTACTATGAAATACAACCCCAAGATTAATGAAGTTCTTGCCGCTTTACCAGGTTTTGCACAAGTCCACCCACTCCAGCCAAGTGAAACTGCCCAAGGTTCTCTTGAAGTCCTTTATCAACTCCAAGAAATGATCAAGCTCATCACTGGTATGGATGAAGTGACCATGCAACCTTGTGCCGGTGCCCACGGCGAATGGGCTGGGATGTTAACCATCAAGGCCTATCATGACCATAATGGCGAATTGGAGCAGCGCCGCAATATCTTAATCCCTGACTCTGCCCACGGGACCAACCCTGCTACAGCTGCGATTGGCGGCTTCAACGTGATTGAAGTTAAATCAAATCCTGAAGGGACCATTGACGTCGATGCTGTACGAGCTGCAGTGGGACCAGATACCGCTGGGATGATGATTACTAACCCAAGTACCGCTGGTTTATTTGAACACGATATTCTTGAAATCGCAGAAATTATCCATGAAGCTGGCGGCCTACTCTATTATGATGGCGCCAACTCTAACGCCATCTTAGGCCATACCCGTCCAGGAGATATGAACTTCGATATTGTCCACTTAAACCTCCACAAGACCTTCTCAGGTCCTCACGGGGGCGGTGGTCCAGGTTCTGGCCCAATCGGGGTTAAGAAAGAATTGGCTCCCTTCCTGCCCGTTCCTCGGATCGAAAAAGAAGGCGACCAATATGTGCTTAACAGTAACTGTCCAGATTCCTATGGCCGCTTGAAAGCCTACTTCGGTAACTTCGGTGTTAACTTGAAGGCTTGGGCCTATATCCTATCTTACGGCGGCGAGGGCTTAACCCAAGTTTCGGAAGATGCGGTGCTCAACGCCAACTATCTGAAAGCCCGTCTGGAAGATTACTACTATGTACCTTTCAAACAGCATTGTAAGCACGAATTCGTTATTGACTGTACACCTCAGAAGAAATTGGGCGCCAATGCGAAAGATGTTGCCAAACGTCTCTTAGACCACAACATCCACGCCCCAACGACTTACTTCCCATTAATCGTTCATGAGTGCTTAATGATCGAACCAACCGAAACCGAACACAAGGAATCACTCGATCACTTCTGCGACGTCATGATTAAGATTGCTAAGGAAGTTGAAGAAGACGCTGAAATTGTAAACACTGCCCCACACAATACCCCTGTTGCCCGTTTAGACGAAGCGCTGGCAGCCCGGAAGATTGTCGTGACTTACGATTTCGACCAATTAGAAACAGAAGATAAATAA
- a CDS encoding DUF4230 domain-containing protein has product MRLSKKTIGASLLAVLVLLGLAFGLGRHFSVAGDEDITSELVGNRLEEAKELTTSKYFYTNTGAYENDREFYGLKLPFTNKKFIVSYDGIIHAGVDLAEADISINGDKIQVKLPKAKILSHEIDSDSVKVFDEEASIFNQVKVEDYSKFSNEQKKTAEKKAVDKGLLEEAEKQAQQAVEDLLNMDPEIHENYQVEVRF; this is encoded by the coding sequence ATGCGCTTAAGCAAAAAAACGATAGGAGCTTCCCTCCTTGCGGTGCTTGTCTTGCTAGGGCTAGCTTTTGGCCTAGGTCGGCACTTTAGTGTAGCCGGGGATGAAGATATTACGTCTGAACTTGTCGGCAACCGCTTAGAGGAAGCCAAAGAGCTAACGACTAGTAAATATTTCTATACCAATACGGGTGCTTATGAGAATGACCGTGAATTTTACGGCCTAAAACTTCCTTTTACCAATAAGAAATTTATTGTTTCTTATGATGGGATTATCCATGCTGGGGTGGACTTAGCGGAAGCGGATATTTCTATCAATGGAGATAAAATTCAAGTCAAACTGCCCAAGGCTAAAATCCTGTCTCATGAAATTGACTCGGATTCGGTCAAGGTCTTTGACGAGGAAGCGAGCATCTTCAACCAAGTTAAGGTCGAAGACTACAGCAAGTTCTCCAATGAACAAAAGAAAACAGCCGAGAAAAAGGCTGTTGACAAGGGCTTACTTGAGGAAGCAGAAAAGCAGGCTCAACAGGCCGTTGAAGACTTGCTCAATATGGATCCTGAAATTCATGAAAATTACCAAGTAGAAGTTCGCTTTTAA
- a CDS encoding metal ABC transporter permease produces MSSLENFISLLLANQASLWVLIVTAVACALIGAFLVLRQLSMVSDAISHSVLLGIVLAFFITGDLRSPLLIVGAASFGLLMVWLTELLAQSPYIKGDDAVGIIYPFFFALAVILITRYAGNVHLDTDMVLMGEVILAPLNTISVFNFEMPKALFEMGILIVLNLAFIVIFFKELKITTFDKQFAHIAGFSAGILSYSLMALCSLTTVVAFDAVGAILVVSFLIAPGASAYLIAKDLKVMLALSAGYGVMNAVLGYVLSLYFNVSMSGMTATVAGLTFLLTFLLNRKGLITSLVLAYSQRKEIKRAILLQGVKSSQSINPALPTEQVDYLVQAGYITAEAGGKYRLKGQGRDYLADLERKYGIS; encoded by the coding sequence ATGTCCAGTCTTGAAAACTTTATCTCCCTATTGCTGGCTAATCAGGCCAGTCTCTGGGTTCTAATTGTTACAGCAGTGGCCTGTGCCTTGATTGGTGCTTTCCTCGTTTTAAGACAGTTATCCATGGTCTCAGACGCCATTTCCCACTCGGTGCTCTTAGGGATTGTCTTGGCCTTCTTTATTACCGGAGATCTCCGGTCCCCACTCTTAATTGTAGGAGCGGCTAGCTTCGGCCTCCTCATGGTCTGGTTAACGGAGCTCTTGGCCCAGTCACCCTACATCAAGGGGGATGATGCGGTAGGGATCATCTATCCTTTCTTCTTCGCACTCGCTGTTATTTTGATCACTCGTTATGCGGGCAATGTCCACTTGGATACCGATATGGTCTTGATGGGTGAGGTGATCCTAGCCCCCCTCAATACCATTTCAGTTTTTAATTTCGAAATGCCCAAAGCCTTGTTCGAAATGGGCATCCTTATCGTCCTCAACCTGGCCTTTATTGTCATCTTCTTCAAGGAGTTAAAAATCACGACTTTCGACAAGCAGTTTGCCCATATTGCAGGTTTTTCAGCGGGTATACTGTCTTATAGTCTCATGGCCCTGTGCTCCTTGACAACAGTTGTGGCCTTTGACGCAGTAGGGGCTATCCTAGTGGTTTCCTTCCTGATTGCACCTGGTGCTTCGGCCTATCTGATTGCTAAGGATCTCAAGGTGATGCTAGCCCTGTCAGCAGGCTATGGGGTTATGAACGCTGTCTTGGGTTATGTCCTATCGCTCTACTTCAATGTCTCTATGTCTGGGATGACGGCGACTGTTGCCGGCTTAACCTTCCTCCTGACCTTCTTACTGAATCGAAAGGGTCTGATCACCTCTTTGGTCTTAGCTTACAGCCAACGAAAGGAAATCAAGCGGGCCATCCTCTTACAGGGGGTCAAGAGCTCTCAGTCCATTAATCCCGCCTTGCCGACTGAACAAGTGGATTACCTGGTTCAAGCCGGTTATATCACTGCAGAAGCGGGTGGTAAGTATCGGCTTAAAGGCCAAGGACGGGACTATCTGGCTGACTTAGAAAGAAAATATGGAATCAGCTAG
- a CDS encoding metal ABC transporter permease — translation MLNWEILSSYSFLLIATGTFLLASAAGVVGSISVLKGQSLIGDAIGHAAYPGIVLAFMIFMVRDPLILLLGAMGTGILAFVLIQLVNRQSKLRLDAALAVTLSSFFGLGMVLKSYIQGHPEYASASQAGLKNYIFGQAAYIMEDDIKLILVIAILSLLLFALFYKEIKVFIFDEVYAKTIGYRTSLMYGVIMVMTMSIIGVGLKLVGTILIASLLIIPTITATMWSDRFHVVLLLAGFFGGLSAVVGTYFSTLYNGLSTGPTIIVVMTLFSMFSMVFGRKGMLRQAIERSKY, via the coding sequence ATGCTTAATTGGGAAATTTTAAGCTCTTATTCTTTCTTGCTAATTGCGACGGGAACTTTCTTGCTAGCTAGTGCCGCTGGTGTTGTCGGCTCCATCTCTGTACTCAAGGGCCAATCCCTGATTGGGGATGCTATTGGCCACGCTGCCTATCCGGGTATTGTCCTCGCCTTTATGATCTTTATGGTGCGCGACCCTCTAATCCTTCTCTTAGGGGCGATGGGGACAGGAATTTTAGCCTTTGTTTTAATCCAATTGGTTAACCGCCAGTCCAAATTGCGTCTGGATGCCGCCCTGGCCGTCACCTTGTCCTCTTTCTTTGGCTTGGGCATGGTCTTAAAGAGTTATATCCAAGGTCATCCCGAGTATGCCTCGGCTTCCCAGGCGGGCTTGAAGAATTATATCTTCGGCCAGGCCGCCTATATCATGGAAGATGACATCAAGTTGATCTTGGTGATTGCCATTTTATCTCTCCTCCTTTTTGCCCTCTTTTATAAGGAAATCAAAGTCTTTATTTTTGATGAGGTCTATGCTAAGACGATCGGCTACCGGACTTCGCTTATGTATGGGGTGATTATGGTGATGACTATGTCGATTATTGGGGTAGGGCTCAAGTTAGTGGGGACGATTCTGATTGCCTCTCTCTTAATTATTCCGACCATTACCGCCACCATGTGGTCTGACCGCTTCCATGTTGTCCTCCTTTTAGCGGGTTTCTTTGGGGGCTTGTCGGCTGTGGTGGGGACCTATTTCTCAACCCTCTACAACGGATTGTCGACCGGTCCAACCATCATTGTGGTCATGACCTTATTTTCCATGTTCTCGATGGTTTTTGGCCGGAAGGGAATGCTACGTCAAGCCATTGAAAGGAGTAAATATTAA
- a CDS encoding metal ABC transporter ATP-binding protein, which translates to MSQAIISVNHLTMAYHEKPVLWDVNLDIMENSITAIIGPNGAGKSTLIKGILDLEKTLSGQVKIMGQDFKDVHKKIAYIPQTSSVNWDFPTTVEDVVLMGRYVHLGWLKRPSQADRKKADQALAMIGLSDYKKRQISQLSGGQRQRVFIARAIAQDADIYFMDEPLAGVDKRTEKIIIDFLRDAQSQGKTSIVVHHDLNTIRDYFDHLVILNKKVIAQGPVDSSFTAENLVKADMLAREVAGVYHA; encoded by the coding sequence ATGAGTCAAGCAATTATAAGTGTTAACCACCTAACCATGGCCTACCATGAGAAGCCGGTGCTATGGGATGTCAACCTAGATATTATGGAAAATTCAATTACAGCCATCATTGGGCCGAACGGGGCTGGTAAGTCGACTTTGATTAAAGGTATCTTGGACTTAGAGAAAACCTTGTCAGGTCAGGTGAAGATTATGGGCCAGGACTTCAAGGATGTCCACAAAAAAATCGCTTATATCCCGCAGACCTCTTCCGTCAACTGGGACTTTCCAACAACTGTTGAGGATGTGGTCTTGATGGGGCGCTATGTCCACCTGGGCTGGTTAAAACGGCCAAGCCAAGCGGACCGCAAAAAAGCTGACCAAGCTCTGGCTATGATAGGACTATCAGACTATAAGAAACGGCAGATCTCCCAGTTATCGGGCGGCCAGCGTCAGCGGGTCTTTATCGCCCGGGCCATTGCCCAGGATGCGGATATTTACTTTATGGATGAACCTTTAGCAGGAGTCGACAAGCGGACGGAAAAAATTATTATTGATTTCCTCCGGGATGCCCAGAGCCAAGGTAAGACCAGTATCGTTGTCCACCATGACCTGAATACCATCCGTGACTACTTCGACCACCTGGTTATTTTAAACAAGAAAGTGATTGCCCAAGGGCCAGTTGACAGCAGCTTTACGGCGGAGAACTTAGTCAAGGCAGACATGTTGGCTAGGGAAGTGGCAGGTGTTTACCATGCTTAA
- a CDS encoding metal ABC transporter solute-binding protein, Zn/Mn family, with the protein MSKWLKTLGLLVVGVFVLSACSKGSDQQKSQAEDGKLNVVVTTSFLNDMVQQLAGDYVSSDMIIPAGEDPHLYEAKPQDLEKLKGAELLIYHGLHFEGKMVDVLEQRGKAVTADFDEKALGNMDQDGETIVDPHFWFDIDLYKQATEKCSAYLIEALPEHKEAIEKNTAAYLKQLDDLDQENKEKIAGIPESQRYLITPHDAFNYFSRRYNIPVKAPQGVSTDTEVANKDIEDTVNFIVDHKIKAIFSESTTDPARMKKLQEACKAKGFDVKVVSGEGQELFSDSLAPVGQTGDNFIDMYRHNVDLITNNLK; encoded by the coding sequence TTGTCTAAATGGTTAAAAACACTGGGGCTCCTAGTGGTCGGTGTCTTTGTCTTAAGCGCTTGCTCCAAGGGCTCAGACCAGCAAAAGAGCCAGGCTGAAGATGGCAAGTTGAATGTTGTCGTCACCACATCTTTCTTAAATGATATGGTCCAGCAATTAGCCGGGGACTATGTGTCGAGCGATATGATTATCCCAGCTGGGGAGGACCCACACTTGTATGAGGCTAAACCGCAAGACTTAGAGAAGCTCAAAGGAGCAGAACTCTTGATCTACCATGGCTTACACTTTGAAGGGAAGATGGTGGATGTCTTAGAGCAACGCGGCAAAGCAGTGACTGCTGACTTCGATGAGAAGGCCTTAGGGAATATGGACCAGGATGGCGAAACCATTGTTGACCCACACTTCTGGTTCGATATTGACCTATACAAGCAGGCCACAGAGAAATGCTCGGCCTATCTAATCGAAGCCCTACCTGAACATAAGGAAGCCATCGAAAAGAATACCGCGGCTTATCTCAAACAATTGGATGACTTAGATCAAGAAAACAAGGAAAAAATTGCGGGAATTCCAGAATCGCAACGCTATTTAATTACACCGCATGATGCCTTTAACTACTTCTCCCGCCGCTACAATATCCCAGTGAAAGCGCCACAGGGTGTGTCAACGGATACTGAAGTGGCCAATAAGGATATCGAAGATACGGTGAACTTCATTGTGGACCATAAGATTAAGGCTATTTTCTCGGAATCAACGACGGACCCTGCCCGGATGAAGAAACTACAGGAAGCCTGCAAGGCGAAGGGCTTTGATGTGAAGGTAGTCAGCGGCGAAGGCCAAGAGCTCTTCTCTGACTCATTGGCACCAGTCGGTCAGACCGGCGATAACTTCATCGATATGTACCGCCATAATGTCGATTTAATTACTAATAACCTAAAATAA
- a CDS encoding GNAT family N-acetyltransferase has protein sequence MSDIQIRPACLADCERLAAIYRPYVEETTISFEYEAPDKEEMIRRYQAIKAADYPYLVAEYEGKIWGYAYAHQLGEREAFKHSAELSIYADRQAPIKGLGYRLYQVLEATLKEKGIVSLVAVITASNKRSLAFHERQGFRQVGLLPKVGYKFQEWLDTAYLYKEL, from the coding sequence ATGTCCGACATACAGATCCGTCCAGCTTGCCTAGCAGATTGTGAACGTTTGGCGGCTATCTATCGTCCCTATGTCGAAGAGACGACTATCAGCTTTGAATATGAGGCACCTGATAAGGAAGAAATGATTCGGCGTTATCAGGCCATCAAAGCAGCTGACTATCCTTATTTGGTTGCTGAGTATGAGGGTAAAATTTGGGGCTATGCCTATGCCCACCAGTTAGGAGAGCGTGAGGCTTTCAAGCACAGTGCGGAATTGAGTATTTATGCGGACCGTCAAGCTCCTATTAAAGGGCTTGGCTACCGCTTATATCAGGTGCTTGAAGCGACCCTTAAGGAGAAAGGAATTGTGAGCTTAGTGGCTGTCATTACGGCTTCTAATAAGCGGAGCCTGGCCTTCCATGAACGCCAGGGCTTCCGCCAGGTAGGCCTCTTGCCCAAAGTAGGCTACAAGTTCCAAGAGTGGTTAGATACAGCATATTTATATAAGGAACTCTAA
- the galE gene encoding UDP-glucose 4-epimerase GalE: MAILVTGGTGYIGSHTSIELIQAGYEVVIVDDYSNSKPTVLDRIEALAGQRPSFYRINVLDQEALNQVFDQHEIEAVIHFAAFKAVGESVAKPLEYYENNLGGLLSVLQVMRQHDVKRIVFSSSATVYGMTNPSPLTEDLPVSATNPYGYTKVMNEQILSDLYTSDAEWSILRLRYFNPIGAHESGMIGEDPQGVPNNIMPYITQVAIGKLDQVHVFGDDYDTPDGTGVRDYIHVVDLAKGHVAAVAYALGHTGLETVNLGRGQGYSVLDLIHTFKEVNQVDIPYTIDERRPGDVATCYADASYAKELFNWVAEKDLADMCRDSWRWQEKNPQGFGQD; the protein is encoded by the coding sequence ATGGCAATCTTAGTGACAGGTGGGACAGGCTATATCGGGTCTCACACCAGTATTGAATTGATCCAAGCGGGTTATGAGGTCGTAATTGTTGATGACTATTCCAATTCCAAGCCAACTGTCTTGGACCGGATTGAGGCTTTAGCTGGTCAGCGCCCAAGTTTTTATCGCATTAATGTCTTAGACCAGGAAGCTTTGAATCAGGTTTTTGACCAGCATGAGATTGAGGCAGTGATTCACTTTGCAGCCTTTAAGGCGGTTGGGGAGTCTGTAGCTAAACCACTGGAATACTATGAGAATAACCTGGGTGGCCTGCTATCGGTACTTCAAGTGATGCGCCAACACGATGTGAAGCGGATTGTCTTTTCTTCCAGTGCGACCGTTTACGGGATGACCAATCCTTCGCCTCTAACAGAGGACCTGCCCGTTTCTGCCACTAATCCCTATGGCTATACCAAGGTCATGAATGAGCAAATCTTGAGTGACCTCTATACGTCTGATGCCGAGTGGTCGATCCTCCGCCTGCGCTACTTCAATCCCATCGGTGCCCACGAGTCGGGTATGATTGGGGAAGATCCTCAAGGGGTGCCTAATAATATCATGCCTTATATCACCCAAGTGGCCATTGGAAAATTAGACCAAGTCCATGTCTTCGGTGATGATTATGATACCCCAGATGGGACAGGCGTCCGCGACTATATCCATGTGGTGGACCTGGCTAAGGGACACGTTGCAGCCGTTGCCTATGCCCTGGGCCATACTGGCTTGGAGACCGTCAACTTAGGCCGGGGACAGGGTTATTCCGTGCTGGATTTGATCCATACCTTCAAAGAGGTCAACCAAGTCGATATTCCTTATACGATTGATGAACGCCGCCCTGGCGATGTGGCGACCTGCTACGCTGATGCGAGCTATGCCAAGGAGCTCTTTAATTGGGTAGCAGAGAAGGACTTGGCAGATATGTGTCGGGACTCTTGGCGCTGGCAAGAAAAGAATCCCCAAGGTTTTGGTCAAGATTAA